From Zingiber officinale cultivar Zhangliang chromosome 5B, Zo_v1.1, whole genome shotgun sequence, the proteins below share one genomic window:
- the LOC121986007 gene encoding translocator protein homolog, with product MASGTLKHRPPVKDELATATADSSTVPEKTKDQKLALARRGLRSLAVAVAIPTVATAASISAAASPSRTLPVWAFHVGSLLVSGLLGLSAWLVWAKGGFHGRSEALPLYLAELVMELLWAPLLFGCGPSRSAMAVCAAHFVVLFLLGQCFSHVNPVAADLIKPYLAWVSFLAVVNFLLL from the coding sequence ATGGCCTCCGGGACTCTCAAACACCGGCCACCGGTGAAGGACGAACTGGCCACCGCCACTGCCGATTCGTCCACCGTCCCCGAGAAGACGAAAGACCAAAAGCTGGCCTTGGCCAGGCGCGGCCTCCGCTCCCTGGCCGTGGCCGTCGCCATCCCGACCGTCGCCACCGCCGCCTCCATCTCGGCGGCAGCGTCACCGTCGCGGACTCTGCCGGTGTGGGCCTTCCACGTGGGCTCGCTCCTCGTGTCTGGGCTGCTGGGCCTCTCGGCCTGGCTGGTGTGGGCGAAGGGCGGGTTCCACGGGCGGAGCGAGGCGCTGCCGCTGTACCTGGCGGAGCTGGTGATGGAGCTGCTGTGGGCTCCGCTGCTCTTCGGCTGCGGGCCCTCGAGGTCGGCGATGGCGGTGTGCGCGGCCCACTTCGTGGTGCTCTTCCTGCTGGGGCAGTGCTTCAGCCACGTCAACCCGGTCGCCGCCGACCTCATCAAGCCCTACCTCGCATGGGTATCCTTCCTGGCCGTCGTAAACTTCCTGCTCCTCTGA
- the LOC121986008 gene encoding uncharacterized protein LOC121986008, producing the protein MEVGSSHGPVDGNKAATDGHGFGCGFGESRVFKEIESVELKEEAYGLVLDRGEAGFSGSSKDAHGDVVMDPESVGFDDDSASEEVVVSDGVKMPHRAVGNWMNGFDLGDMVWGKVKSHPWWPGYLFNEAFASPSVRRARRDGHVLVAFFGDSSYGWFDPAELVPFAPHYEEKSKQTTLRPFVKAVEEAADEASRREALGLACYCRNKSNFGSAHVPGYFLVDVPGFEPWGFYSSKQIEDARKNFVPEQSVFFLKQLALCPLKESFPAIDQIKNVAKMLAYRRAVFEEFDETYAQAFGVEPVRPSLTGSMLNHPERFTPRAAPLSGQLVMPESLRQKKSSVHKLASAPKVPKPPSAKKNKYVLKRRDEQFSITAPVAGPPLLDFTSRTESYRTFYNLFPTAQQPPAQPSLTFQDASVHGDYVLQRREPSIIVDDIFDDKLPQGSPGLHAQGKPHLVSEQRPDASVVDVPVVISPRQAPQMSVIEFRKLDPVVSDVAADAKPNDAGDVVVVGGIPKVKKIKKRLRDVASSDPTDLAVNVKKKIKRKSREQSDGAGLIPDHVRMAKDDDTHRKSASGLLSIGPEPSKRAYGVESATVSFPFAFQLPEIDLSSRNLQLPELVADLHELALDPFYGIDRDAPVVALHVFLKFRSMVYQKSLSLSLHTEAEVAEIQTDTPPQQQQEPLVVVGTAEIAPAKIAKEGREGTATAKPPKPGFRPDDPVVAGRKRIPSDLQEDMGAKRQKKLVKVKAALASEKKSAISQKRNQKEAGSASTATPTAAATPSAMPIVPAKPSNTKSVEPLKKKEPPPPRVPCPTALVMKFPPRTTLPSIASLKARFARFGPLDLSGTRVYWKSNTCKVVYKFKPDAEAALNYVRVNEIFGQVKVHFYLRDADAPVPEQSADAGGQKQESRPSEGVQFRPGNGSSTALRSLRNPNQKPGQLKSILKKPGDDVGPSSSREAPRVKFMLDNVDGKPVMSPAIAGSSSSRSDVEAPPLSLLPSDSVINKTTKSGALLPPPPPLPLSALHSYPSRTVDNSAYIPPPPVTPVSSTPLPPRPLHWAAADRVTPPLSSLRGLPSGAAQPHNYMQHGDVEGRRMGNKDLANQMLSLMIRCSDIVSSVKSSLGYVPYHPL; encoded by the exons ATGGAGGTGGGCAGTTCGCATGGACCGGTAGATGGAAACAAGGCAGCGACTGATGGACATGGTTTTGGATGCGGATTTGGTGAATCAAGGGTTTTCAAGGAGATCGAATCGGTGGAGCTTAAGGAAGAGGCTTATGGTTTGGTTTTAGACCGCGGCGAGGCGGGTTTCTCTGGATCTTCCAAGGACGCTCACGGAGACGTAGTGATGGATCCAG AAAGTGTGGGTTTCGACGATGACAGTGCCTCTGAAGAGGTTGTAGTTTCAGATGGGGTGAAGATGCCGCACAGGGCGGTTGGAAACTGGATGAATGGGTTCGATCTGGGCGACATGGTTTGGGGAAAGGTGAAATCACATCCATGGTGGCCTGGTTACTTGTTCAATGAGGCTTTTGCTTCGCCTTCTGTTCGAAGGGCGAGAAGGGATGGTCATGTTTTGGTAGCCTTCTTTGGTGATAGCAGCTACGGATGGTTTGACCCTGCTGAGCTCGTCCCGTTTGCCCCCCACTATGAGGAGAAGTCTAAACAGACCACCTTGCGGCCATTTGTTAAGGCAGTTGAAGAGGCAGCCGATGAAGCAAGCCGCAGGGAGGCTCTTGGTCTGGCTTGCTACTGCCGGAATAAATCCAACTTTGGTTCAGCACATGTCCCGGGATATTTTCTTGTTGATGTCCCAGGATTCGAACCATGGGGCTTTTACTCATCAAAGCAGATCGAGGATGCGCGGAAAAACTTCGTGCCTGAGCAATCTGTCTTCTTTCTAAAGCAGTTGGCCTTATGTCCACTGAAAGAGAGTTTTCCTGCTATAGATCAGATTAAGAACGTGGCAAAGATGCTTGCTTACCGCCGTGCCGTCTTCGAAGAATTTGACGAGACATATGCTCAAGCATTCGGTGTCGAGCCAGTACGGCCATCTCTGACTGGGTCTATGTTAAATCATCCTGAAAGATTTACCCCCCGAG CGGCGCCTCTAAGCGGGCAACTGGTGATGCCCGAGTCCCTCCGGCAGAAGAAAAGCTCCGTCCATAAGCTAGCTTCCGCACCCAAAGTGCCCAAACCTCCATCTGCGAAGAAGAACAAATACGTGCTGAAGCGGAGGGACGAACAATTCTCCATCACCGCCCCTGTCGCTGGTCCTCCATTGCTGGACTTCACCTCCCGTACCGAATCCTATCGTACCTTCTACAACCTCTTCCCCACTGCTCAGCAGCCCCCTGCCCAACCAAGTCTCACCTTCCAGGATGCCTCAGTGCACGGTGACTACGTGCTCCAGAGGAGGGAACCTTCCATTATCGTCGACGACATCTTCGACGACAAGCTGCCGCAAGGTTCACCCGGCCTGCATGCTCAGGGGAAACCTCACCTGGTCTCAGAGCAGAGACCGGACGCATCGGTGGTGGATGTTCCCGTTGTTATTAGTCCTCGACAGGCGCCGCAGATGAGCGTGATTGAGTTCCGGAAGCTGGACCCTGTTGTCTCCGATGTAGCTGCTGATGCGAAGCCGAACGACGCTGGCGACGTCGTCGTCGTGGGTGGAATCCCAAAGGTGAAGAAGATCAAAAAGCGCCTGCGCGATGTTGCTAGCTCCGACCCAACAGATCTTGCTGTAAATGttaagaagaagataaaaagGAAGAGCAGGGAACAGAGCGACGGGGCTGGCTTGATACCTGACCATGTAAGGATGGCGAAAGATGACGATACTCATAGAAAATCTGCCTCGGGATTACTTAGCATTGGGCCGGAGCCGTCCAAGAGAGCCTATGGAGTCGAGAGTGCGACCGTATCCTTCCCCTTCGCCTTTCAGCTTCCCGAGATTGACTTGAGCTCCCGCAACCTGCAGCTACCCGAGCTGGTGGCCGACCTGCATGAACTAGCACTCGACCCTTTCTACGGCATCGACCGCGATGCTCCGGTTGTTGCGCTCCATGTATTCCTTAAGTTCCGATCGATGGTCTACCAGAAAAGCTTGTCCCTTTCGCTCCACACTGAAGCTGAAGTCGCGGAGATTCAAACGGACACACCTCCTCAGCAGCAGCAGGAGCCTCTTGTAGTTGTTGGGACGGCGGAGATTGCTCCAGCGAAAATAGCGAAGGAGGGCAGGGAGGGAACTGCCACTGCGAAGCCACCGAAGCCAGGATTTAGGCCCGATGATCCGGTAGTCGCTGGACGGAAACGCATTCCATCTGATCTCCAAGAGGATATGGGCGCAAAGAGGCAAAAGAAACTGGTCAAAGTCAAAGCCGCCTTGGCCAGTGAAAAGAAATCGGCGATCAGTCAGAAGCGTAACCAGAAGGAAGCCGGCAGTGCCTCCACGGCGACACCTACAGCAGCCGCAACGCCGTCAGCAATGCCGATTGTGCCAGCGAAGCCCAGCAACACCAAATCCGTGGAGCCCCTCAAGAAGAAAGAACCTCCCCCGCCTCGAGTTCCCTGTCCAACTGCGCTCGTGATGAAGTTCCCACCCCGGACGACGCTGCCGTCCATTGCCTCTTTAAAAGCAAGGTTTGCCCGGTTCGGCCCGCTCGATCTCTCCGGCACCCGCGTGTACTGGAAATCCAACACCTGCAAGGTGGTGTACAAGTTCAAGCCCGACGCGGAGGCAGCCCTCAACTACGTACGCGTTAACGAAATTTTTGGCCAGGTCAAAGTGCACTTCTATCTCCGCGACGCTGACGCACCGGTGCCGGAGCAGTCCGCTGATGCCGGAGGTCAGAAGCAAGAGTCACGGCCTTCTGAAGGCGTCCAGTTCCGACCCGGGAATGGCTCAAGCACCGCTTTGAGGTCGCTACGTAATCCAAACCAGAAGCCAGGACAGCTGAAATCCATCCTGAAGAAGCCCGGTGACGACGTTGGCCCTAGCAGCAGTCGAGAGGCACCCCGCGTAAAATTCATGTTGGACAATGTGGACGGGAAGCCAGTGATGTCGCCGGCGATTGCAGGAAGCAGCAGCAGTCGTAGCGATGTCGAAGCACcgcccctctcccttcttccttcaGATTCTGTCATCAATAAGACCACAAAGTCTGGTGCTTTActcccgccgccgccgccactgcCACTGTCTGCGCTTCATTCCTATCCTTCAAGGACTGTGGATAACTCTGCTTACATCCCCCCACCGCCGGTGACTCCAGTCTCATCTACTCCGCTTCCACCGCGACCATTGCACTGGGCGGCGGCGGATCGGGTGACTCCGCCGCTGTCTTCCCTCCGCGGGCTTCCATCTGGCGCGGCCCAGCCGCACAATTATATGCAGCATGGCGACGTCGAAGGAAGGCGCATGGGGAACAAGGACTTAGCGAACCAAATGCTGAGCCTTATGATTAGGTGCAGTGACATAGTGAGCAGTGTCAAATCGTCGCTAGGATACGTTCCATACCATCCACTGTAA
- the LOC121986006 gene encoding heavy metal-associated isoprenylated plant protein 36-like isoform X1, whose translation MAVTEQVSETLKYEQTFALKVSIHCEGCKREVKKSLQHIDGVYKIFIDSQQHKVVVTGNVKAETLVKKLTKTGKHAELWPEHKPTEKKIKKNNKADDGDASRPPQNPEKKAQSSPANPNSAKEKPEQAAKSGGGGKKKGKKENINDVEVTPSRDMGDGSTGTILIPQQLNFPSCVVSYSSVQPSMSYGGAHYQMPMQENGYLSYPPLPRPCELFDEENANGCRIM comes from the exons ATGGCAGTGACTGAACAAGTTTCTGAGACACTGAAATACGAG CAGACCTTTGCCTTGAAGGTTTCCATCCACTGCGAAGGCTGCAAGAGAGAAGTGAAGAAATCCCTTCAGCATATAGATG GTGTTTACAAGATTTTCATCGACAGCCAGCAGCACAAGGTAGTGGTAACTGGCAATGTCAAGGCAGAGACCCTTGTGAAGAAGCTCACAAAGACAGGGAAGCATGCTGAGCTCTGGCCTGAGCACAAACCCACtgaaaagaagatcaagaaaaacaaCAAGGCCGATGATGGCGACGCCAGCAGGCCGCCACAAAACCCTGAGAAAAAAGCACAAAGCTCTCCTGCCAATCCCAACTCTGCTAAAGAGAAACCAGAGCAGGCTGCCAAGAGTGGAGGTGGTGGTaagaaaaaggggaagaaggaaaaTATCAATGACGTTGAAGTAACTCCAAGCAGGGACATGGGAGATGGAAGTACTGGAACCATCCTGATCCCTCAACAACTCAACTTCCCTTCGTGTGTAGTCAGCTATAGCTCCGTCCAGCCAAGCATGAGCTACGGAGGAGCACACTACCAGATGCCGATGCAGGAGAATGGGTACTTGAGCTATCCGCCATTGCCCCGACCTTGTGAGCTCTTCGACGAAGAGAATGCTAATGGCTGCCGCATCATGTAG
- the LOC121986006 gene encoding heavy metal-associated isoprenylated plant protein 36-like isoform X2 — protein MAVTEQVSETLKYETFALKVSIHCEGCKREVKKSLQHIDGVYKIFIDSQQHKVVVTGNVKAETLVKKLTKTGKHAELWPEHKPTEKKIKKNNKADDGDASRPPQNPEKKAQSSPANPNSAKEKPEQAAKSGGGGKKKGKKENINDVEVTPSRDMGDGSTGTILIPQQLNFPSCVVSYSSVQPSMSYGGAHYQMPMQENGYLSYPPLPRPCELFDEENANGCRIM, from the exons ATGGCAGTGACTGAACAAGTTTCTGAGACACTGAAATACGAG ACCTTTGCCTTGAAGGTTTCCATCCACTGCGAAGGCTGCAAGAGAGAAGTGAAGAAATCCCTTCAGCATATAGATG GTGTTTACAAGATTTTCATCGACAGCCAGCAGCACAAGGTAGTGGTAACTGGCAATGTCAAGGCAGAGACCCTTGTGAAGAAGCTCACAAAGACAGGGAAGCATGCTGAGCTCTGGCCTGAGCACAAACCCACtgaaaagaagatcaagaaaaacaaCAAGGCCGATGATGGCGACGCCAGCAGGCCGCCACAAAACCCTGAGAAAAAAGCACAAAGCTCTCCTGCCAATCCCAACTCTGCTAAAGAGAAACCAGAGCAGGCTGCCAAGAGTGGAGGTGGTGGTaagaaaaaggggaagaaggaaaaTATCAATGACGTTGAAGTAACTCCAAGCAGGGACATGGGAGATGGAAGTACTGGAACCATCCTGATCCCTCAACAACTCAACTTCCCTTCGTGTGTAGTCAGCTATAGCTCCGTCCAGCCAAGCATGAGCTACGGAGGAGCACACTACCAGATGCCGATGCAGGAGAATGGGTACTTGAGCTATCCGCCATTGCCCCGACCTTGTGAGCTCTTCGACGAAGAGAATGCTAATGGCTGCCGCATCATGTAG